The Gammaproteobacteria bacterium genome contains a region encoding:
- a CDS encoding cold-shock protein, whose amino-acid sequence MPAAVIPPVELPAKPKLGSPPARTTGKVKWFNESKGYGFITPDDGGDDLFAHFSAIQAKGFKTLAENQKVS is encoded by the coding sequence ATGCCGGCCGCCGTGATACCCCCCGTCGAGTTACCGGCCAAACCGAAGTTGGGGTCACCCCCTGCGCGGACGACTGGCAAAGTGAAGTGGTTTAACGAATCCAAGGGTTATGGTTTTATCACGCCCGATGACGGAGGCGACGATCTGTTTGCGCATTTCTCCGCGATTCAGGCCAAAGGCTTCAAAACACTGGCCGAAAACCAGAAAGTGTCTT